Genomic segment of uncultured Desulfobacter sp.:
ATCGTATCGCTTTCCCCCAAAAAAGACTTTAAAAAAATTTTTGAAAGATGTTCATAGTTCGTGTAAACTTTCATATATCGTAAATATTTATAATTTATTTTTTTCTTAACTATTTGACGTTGCATCCCAAAGGCTCAGCCATTGCACCATGGCATATGTACCGATCCGTTCTGTTGGAAAAAAGTCCCTGCTCCAATGCATAGAAAAAAATAAATAGAGCATCCTTTTCATAAGAAAAATCTGGGAGGACGTATGGACAACAAACCCATCATTCGCATCGGATATCTAAACATTGCCGACCATCTCATTCTTGGCGTCACCGAAAGAAAGGTGTTAAAAAACGAAGAGGTGTTTAAATATCTTCATCTAAAAACAGTGCCGTTCATCGACTGGCAGACCCTGAGCCTTGCGTTTTCCAGGGACGAAATCAATGCGGCATTTATGCTGGCACCCCTGGCCATGGACCATTTCAGAAAAGGAGAGGACCTAAGGCTGGTTCTTTTAGGCCATCGAAACGGCAGCGTATTAATCACGAACAAAAGCGCAAATATAAAAACCATCCAGGATTTAAAGGGAAAGGACATTTTAATTCCGTTTCATTTGTCCACCCATAACATTCTTTTGCACAAACTGCTCAAGGACCATAACCTGGAAATCGGCATTGGAAAGGATGTTGAAGTACAGACCGTAGCACCCTCTAAAATGCCCACCCATGTTGAAATTGACACGGAAGGCACCATCGGAGGGTTCCTGGTGGCAGAACCCTTTGGTTCCAATGTCATTAAAGCCGGATTGGGTGACGAATTTGAACTATCCAAAAATATATGGCCCGGACACCCCTGCTGTGTCCTGGTGGTCAAAACCGACATTATCAGATATTTTCCCAATGCGGTCCAGGAACTGGTCAACAGCCTGGTCAAATCAGGCCGATTCATAAAAGAAAATACCGAAGAGGCAGCAAAGATAGGCGTCTTTTTCCTGAACCAGGATATCAATGTGGTAAGAAATATTTTAAATGTGCCCACAGACCGCATTACCACAGATCACCTGATGCCCCAGATCAAAGATTTTGAACAGATCCAGAATTACATTGTCAATGTAACAGGCAATATATACGAAAAAATAGATTTAAATAAATTCATCTATACAGGATTTGCGTCCCAGGCCGGTGCAACTTAATAGCCACCAAGGAGGTTAACGATGACTCAATGTATCCCTATCCGGCAAAATCGAATTCATCCCGGCAGCAGGGAATCGCTTGCTCTGTTGCTGGCCGGCATGATTCTCTTCTTCTTTTCGGCAAATCCCATGCTTTCCAGGGCAAATGATCCGATTACATTTGGGATTCTCATGGCCAACGACACCCGCCAGGACCCGGTGGACGGTTTTAAAAACGGTATGGCATCTTTTGCAGAACATGGCCATGATATTGCTAAATTTAAATATACGATTTTAAATGCCGGCAATCAAAAGCAAAAGCTGACGGAACTTGCCCAAGAAATTGTTGCGGCAAAACCAGATATTGCCGTGGCCGCAGGCGGGATTGAGGCTGATGCCCTGATGACGGCCACCAGAGGCACGGACATCCCCATGGTCTTTCTTTCGGTCTCATCATCCATTGACAGGGGGCTGACCTCATCCATGACGGCACCGGACAAAAATTTCACCGGTATTGATACCAACGATACCAATATTACGGCCAAACGGATGTGGTTCATTAAACGAATCCTTCCTGATACCCGAAAAATTTTCTGCTTTCATATACCATCCAACGTACCTTCGGTTGAATCAGTCAAAATTGCCCGCAAAAAAGCCGAAGAACTTGGCCTGGAACTTATCGTAAAAGAGGTGATAACCATTGACGATATTCGCAGCGCTGCGCCTATGATATCCCGGGAGAACATGGATGTAATTCTTTTGAATCCGGTTGCCGTAATTCACGGGGCCATGAAAGAAATCATCCTGCCAAGGGCCATGGCCCAAAAAATTCCTATATTTGGATACGGCATGGGCAGCGTAAAAAAGGGGGCCTTTGCCTCATATGCCGGTTCCAGGTATGCCAACGGCAAACAGGCCGCCCGTCTGGCACATAAAATTATCCACGGAACGCGCCCGGAAAACATCCCCATTGAAACACCTGAACAATATGAATTTGTCATCAATAGATGGATGGTAAAAAAATTGGGACTCACGCTCCCTTCAAATGCTTATAAAATGGCGGATAAAATCGTCGAAATCGCATTTTAACAAAAGGGGTCGCCATGAATTGGTGGAATAAAATCAGCATCAAAATAACCCTGACCATCTTTCTTATGGCCGTGGTGCCCTTAGGTGGGTTCGGCATTATGTCCATTGCCGAAATCCGGTCTGCATTGCTGACGTCTGTATCCAAGACCAATTTTGCGGCCGCAAGAAAGGCCGGAGATACCATTGAAGCCGCTGTTCATAATACCATTCTGGATATCCGCCTTATCATGGATAACAACAGGTTTGAAGACCAGGACATGTACGACCGGGAATGGTCTCTCCAGCTGATGCTCAAATCCTTTCCCCAGGTATCTTCAATGACGGTAACAAATACGGCCGGAACGCCGCTGCTAAAAGTAACAAAAGAGGATACGTACATCCCCGAAGATTTAGACAACCGGCAGGAGATTAAAGCGGCATTCGACACCTTGAATTCAAAACAAATGATCCGGGGCATTTCAAGGACCATCCACGGTTTTTTGATCCTTCCGGTTGATCTGTTTTTCGTGAACCCCATGGTTCGGGAAAACAGTTATACGTTGACACTGGAAATCAATATGAACCGGCTGCTGGAAAACGTATCGGATAACCATACGCTCAATGCCGGCTATCTGTATGTCCTGGATGAAAATGGAGAAATCGTCCTGTATCCGGACAAAAGTGCAGCTCTTGCCCGGGAAAAAGCAACCTACAACCCCTTTGTCTCCTTGTTTGAACAAGGTAAAAAGGTGCCTATCACCCTTGCCCGCCACAAGAACCGGGACAACACCCCGGTGGTTTCCAACGCCTTTGTCACGGCTCACCCGCGTCTTTTGGTGGTGGTGGAACAGGCAGCGTCAGAGGCCATGGCCTCTGCAAACTTGATTTTGAAACGGCAGATGATGTTGATGGTGGCGGTTGTGCTGGTCTCCGCCCTGCTCTCCCTCTATTTTGTTATAAAACTGAGCCGGCCGATCAATCAATTGGAGAACGGTGTATCCCTGATCTCAGCAGGGGATCTGGATGTCTCCATCCCCGTTGTCTCGTCCGATGAAATCGGCAAAGTAACAAAGGCGTTTAATGAAATGGCGGCCAATCTCAGGCAGGCAAAGAAAAAAGACTCGGAACTGTTATGGATTGAACAGGGAATTTCCAGGCTTGAAACCATTTTAAGGGAAGAACGGACCCTTGACCGGTCCTACGATGAATTGATCAATTTTTTGTGCGGGCATGTCCAGTCCCACATCGGCCTGTTGTACATTCTGACCCATGAAAATATGTTTAAACCGGCAGTGGGGTTTGCCGTTTCGCCCCAGGACGGAACAATCGCCCAATTTGGATACGGTGAGGGGCTGGCCGGACAGTGCGCATCGGAAAAACAAATACGGTATTTTGAAGACCTGCCTGAAAACTTTTTTACGGTCTGGTCAGGCTTAGGCGAAATGCCGCCCAGGCAACTTGCCATTATTCCTTTATTATTTAATGATCAGGTGGAAGGTATCCTGGAGCTTGGGACCTTGAACCGCTTCAGAGAGATGGACGAACAATTTTTAAAGGAAGCCGCCGGCCGGATCGGGGTGGCGCTGAACGCGGCCCGCTCCAGACAGGAACAAAACAGGCTGCTGGAGCAGACCAAAACCCAGAAACAAACCCTTGAAAACCAGCAGGAGGAACTCCAGGCGGCCAACGAAGAGCTCGAAGAGCAGACCCAGCGGCTGACGGCCTCCGAAGAGCAGCTCAAACATCAGCAGGAAGAACTCCAGTCATCCAACGAGGAGTTGGAAGAAAAGACACAGTTTCTTGAACGCAACCGACTTCAGATAGAAGAAAAGAACCGTGCCCTGGAACAAATGAAAGCGGAACTGACAAAAAAAGCCGAGAATCTGGCACTGGCCGGCAAATATAAATCGGAATTTTTGGCCAATATGTCCCATGAACTGCGGACACCGCTGAACAGCCTGCTGCTGCTGGCCAAAATTTTGTCGGAAAACAAAGAGAACAACCTTACCCAGGACCAGGTGGAATCGGCCAAGGTGATTTTTTCCTCGGGCTCCGACCTGCTCAACATGATCAACGAGATCCTGGATCTGTCTAAAATTGAAGCCGGCAAGATGACGCTGAATCTGTATGAAATCCAGATATCCGAACTTGCCCGGAATATCGGGGCGACCTTCAACCATCTGGCCCGGGAAAAAAATCTGGAACTGGATGTTCGCGTTGCCCCGGACTGCCTGCCTTCCATTTTCAGTGATTTTGAACGGGTCAAGCAGGTGTTGAAAAATCTGATCGGCAATGCCGTTAAGTTCACCGCCCAGGGCGGTATTTACGTCAACTTTTACCGCCCGGGAACGGATGTTAACTACCAACGTCAAAGCCTTACCAAAGCAGAGATTCTGGCCGTGTCGGTCCGGGATACGGGGATCGGCATTGCCAAGGAGAAGCAGACGCTGATATTTGAAGCATTTCAGCAGTCCGAAGGCGGCATATCCCGAAAATACGGCGGTACGGGGCTGGGGCTGTCCATATGCCGGGAACTGGCCAAACTTCTGGGCGGTGAAATTCATCTGCACAGCACCAAAGGGCAAGGATCGACCTTTACCCTGTATCTGCCTGCCGGACTTGAGGCTAAAAAAGAGGCCATTGAAACTGAGACCGTGCCGGTTCATCACGCTTTCGCCCCTCCGGTTCCCGCCGACACCCAGGAGACATCACCCAATATCCCGGAAGAATCCCAGGTTCACCTGCTCGACGACCGGGAGAAGATCACACCCGAGAGCAAA
This window contains:
- a CDS encoding ABC transporter substrate-binding protein; translation: MDNKPIIRIGYLNIADHLILGVTERKVLKNEEVFKYLHLKTVPFIDWQTLSLAFSRDEINAAFMLAPLAMDHFRKGEDLRLVLLGHRNGSVLITNKSANIKTIQDLKGKDILIPFHLSTHNILLHKLLKDHNLEIGIGKDVEVQTVAPSKMPTHVEIDTEGTIGGFLVAEPFGSNVIKAGLGDEFELSKNIWPGHPCCVLVVKTDIIRYFPNAVQELVNSLVKSGRFIKENTEEAAKIGVFFLNQDINVVRNILNVPTDRITTDHLMPQIKDFEQIQNYIVNVTGNIYEKIDLNKFIYTGFASQAGAT
- a CDS encoding ABC transporter substrate-binding protein, with protein sequence MTQCIPIRQNRIHPGSRESLALLLAGMILFFFSANPMLSRANDPITFGILMANDTRQDPVDGFKNGMASFAEHGHDIAKFKYTILNAGNQKQKLTELAQEIVAAKPDIAVAAGGIEADALMTATRGTDIPMVFLSVSSSIDRGLTSSMTAPDKNFTGIDTNDTNITAKRMWFIKRILPDTRKIFCFHIPSNVPSVESVKIARKKAEELGLELIVKEVITIDDIRSAAPMISRENMDVILLNPVAVIHGAMKEIILPRAMAQKIPIFGYGMGSVKKGAFASYAGSRYANGKQAARLAHKIIHGTRPENIPIETPEQYEFVINRWMVKKLGLTLPSNAYKMADKIVEIAF
- a CDS encoding response regulator → MNWWNKISIKITLTIFLMAVVPLGGFGIMSIAEIRSALLTSVSKTNFAAARKAGDTIEAAVHNTILDIRLIMDNNRFEDQDMYDREWSLQLMLKSFPQVSSMTVTNTAGTPLLKVTKEDTYIPEDLDNRQEIKAAFDTLNSKQMIRGISRTIHGFLILPVDLFFVNPMVRENSYTLTLEINMNRLLENVSDNHTLNAGYLYVLDENGEIVLYPDKSAALAREKATYNPFVSLFEQGKKVPITLARHKNRDNTPVVSNAFVTAHPRLLVVVEQAASEAMASANLILKRQMMLMVAVVLVSALLSLYFVIKLSRPINQLENGVSLISAGDLDVSIPVVSSDEIGKVTKAFNEMAANLRQAKKKDSELLWIEQGISRLETILREERTLDRSYDELINFLCGHVQSHIGLLYILTHENMFKPAVGFAVSPQDGTIAQFGYGEGLAGQCASEKQIRYFEDLPENFFTVWSGLGEMPPRQLAIIPLLFNDQVEGILELGTLNRFREMDEQFLKEAAGRIGVALNAARSRQEQNRLLEQTKTQKQTLENQQEELQAANEELEEQTQRLTASEEQLKHQQEELQSSNEELEEKTQFLERNRLQIEEKNRALEQMKAELTKKAENLALAGKYKSEFLANMSHELRTPLNSLLLLAKILSENKENNLTQDQVESAKVIFSSGSDLLNMINEILDLSKIEAGKMTLNLYEIQISELARNIGATFNHLAREKNLELDVRVAPDCLPSIFSDFERVKQVLKNLIGNAVKFTAQGGIYVNFYRPGTDVNYQRQSLTKAEILAVSVRDTGIGIAKEKQTLIFEAFQQSEGGISRKYGGTGLGLSICRELAKLLGGEIHLHSTKGQGSTFTLYLPAGLEAKKEAIETETVPVHHAFAPPVPADTQETSPNIPEESQVHLLDDREKITPESKSVLIIEDDTHFGKTLMNFCAKRGFLCLYSATGENGLALACQYIPKAIILDIKLPGMDGWAVFHNLKENAATRHIPVHFMSAENPVFNVRNKGAIGYLTKPVSPENLETALDKIEAVVTQKVKSLLIVEDDANQQQSIRHLLAGRDIAIDNAASGKNALEAVKSKPYDCIILDLGLPDMTGFELLEALTNAPDISLPPIIVYTGRDLSFEEEGILRRYSESIIIKGVKSEERLLDETSLFLHRMIKDLPADKKQMITDIHDSDRMFDGKTVLLVDDDMRNVFALAKVLAQRKMNVLKAENGKKAIEIIKNNSTIDLVLMDIMMPVMDGYEAMKEIRKDAKFSRLPIIALTAKAMKQDKTDCIEAGANDYLTKPVDIERLLSMMRVWLYE